TTGATGACTGCATCGGCGCCGAGCACCACGGCCTTGGGAATCTTATCGTCCGATCCGACCGTCGTGATCACGCGTGCGCCGGCGAGCTTGGCCATTTGAATCGCCATGGTCCCGACGCCGCTCCCTCCGCCCATGATCAACACCGTCTCGCCATGCTGGAGACCCGCCTGGGCGAACAACATATGCGACGCGGTCACCGAGACGAGGGGAAAGGCCGCCGCCTGTTCGAATGAAAGATTCTCAGGGATGGGCAGCACGTTGCGGAACGGCACCTTCACATACTCGGCATAGCCGCCGTGCATCATCGCCCCCAGCAAGCTGTAGGAACGGCAGAAATTGTCCCGCCCCGCCAAACACTGCGCGCACTTCCAACAGCTGATCCCGGGCGAAATAAACACGCGCTGTCCGACCGTCACCAGATCGGCCTGCGCGCCGACTTGCTCCACGATCCCCGCCACGTCCGACCCTGACACATGTGGCATCGGCATGGGATACGCCGGATTCCCCTGCCTGATCCAAATATCGAGATGGTTCAATGCGCAGGCTTTGACCTTAACCAGCACCTCATCTGGGCCGATCGTCGGCGTCGGCAGCTCTTCATACACCAACTTATCCGGGCCACCATGCGCACGAAACAGAACAGCTTTCATATTCAGCTCCTTGCTAGACCACACCCTACCCTATAGAACTAGATCGGAAATAACCCGCAGAATCTTGAGGAAACGAACGGGACTAATGTGTTTGGGAAGAAGTCCCATCACACAGGCTGATCAAAACGTCATGTCACAAGGCCGCAGGGAGCCGTACGACTGAGAACGCAGTGAGATGGCGTTTTCATCAGCCTGCTAAAACTTCAGCTCGCCTTCCACCACCATCACACACTCCCCCCCAACCTTTACCTCTTGAATGACTCCGTCGCCCGAATCCACCTGGATCAGAATCCGTGAGGGCCGCTCGATCTCATAGCCCTGCTCCGAGACAATCTCGGCCGTCGGCTTCACATCGACAATGCGGTGATGCACCAGATAGGCCCCGAGCGCGCCGCTCGCACTACCGGTGGCGGGA
The window above is part of the Nitrospira lenta genome. Proteins encoded here:
- a CDS encoding zinc-binding dehydrogenase → MKAVLFRAHGGPDKLVYEELPTPTIGPDEVLVKVKACALNHLDIWIRQGNPAYPMPMPHVSGSDVAGIVEQVGAQADLVTVGQRVFISPGISCWKCAQCLAGRDNFCRSYSLLGAMMHGGYAEYVKVPFRNVLPIPENLSFEQAAAFPLVSVTASHMLFAQAGLQHGETVLIMGGGSGVGTMAIQMAKLAGARVITTVGSDDKIPKAVVLGADAVINHTKEKVADRVKLLTEGHGVDVVIEHIGPEVWESCLASLAKGGRLITCGATTGAEVKVDLRYVYSRQYTIKGSYMGTRAELVKVAELMGQTRLISVIDRTYPLSEARAAQEQMLSRKVFGKIVLTV